The Mercurialis annua linkage group LG8, ddMerAnnu1.2, whole genome shotgun sequence genome window below encodes:
- the LOC126661304 gene encoding glutathione S-transferase U19-like gives MGDEVILVSAWASPFGMRAKVALAEKGVKYEYKDEDLRNKSDYLLQMNPIHKKIPVLVHNGKPLSESLIIVQYIDEVWTDKAPLLPSDPYLKSRALFWGDFIDKKIYDLGKMIWAGKGEEQEAGKKGLIEALTLLEEELGDKPFFGGESIGYVDIALIPFYTWFHAYEVSGNFTIETHCSKLIAWTQRCMDRDTVSSSLPDPKKIYEFMLMFRKILGVE, from the exons atgggCGATGAGGTTATTTTGGTGAGTGCATGGGCAAGTCCTTTTGGGATGAGGGCTAAAGTTGCATTGGCAGAAAAAGGGGTTAAATATGAGTACAAGGACGAAGATCTGAGAAATAAGAGTGATTATCTCTTACAAATGAACCCAATTCATAAGAAAATTCCAGTTCTTGTTCATAATGGTAAACCCCTGTCCGAATCTCTTATTATTGTGCAATATATCGACGAAGTTTGGACCGATAAAGCTCCGTTGCTGCCCTCTGATCCTTACTTGAAATCTCGAGCTTTGTTCTGGGGTGATTTTATTGACAAGAAG ATCTATGATCTAGGGAAGATGATATGGGCAGGGAAAGGAGAAGAGCAAGAAGCAGGAAAGAAGGGACTGATAGAAGCCTTGACATTGTTAGAAGAGGAGCTGGGAGATAAGCCCTTTTTTGGAGGTGAAAGCATTGGCTATGTGGACATTGCTCTCATCCCATTTTACACCTGGTTCCATGCCTATGAGGTCAGTGGCAACTTCACCATTGAGACCCACTGCTCCAAACTCATAGCCTGGACCCAAAGATGCATGGACAGGGACACTGTGTCCTCCTCTCTTCCTGATCCTAAAAAGATTTATGAGTTCATGTTGATGTTCAGGAAAATATTGGGGGTAGAGTGA